A window of Solanum stenotomum isolate F172 chromosome 9, ASM1918654v1, whole genome shotgun sequence genomic DNA:
cataaaaaaatgcttaatttgtaGAGACCAATTTATAAATCATGAACACAtgaatggaaaaaataaaaccaaaagcAGCATAAGGGAAACtatataaaatagaatatatcCACTCAACCTTAATCAATGATTTGCTCAAACCactaaatttaaaaacatatacCTACGGGAGTATTATATCAGCAAATGCGCTTATGATTTCATTTTTTACGGGAGTATTATATCAACAAATGCGCTTATGAttccattttttaaagaaaacattcacCAAACAAAACTAAACAAGGTTTGACATCTTGACTTAAGCAccaacatttaaacaagaatctAACAAGTAATgctaatttagaaaaaaaaaaacacattaacCTTAGTGACTTATTAGCAAGGAATGGAGCAAGCAGAATACTATCTATCAATTATAAAACAAATACGCAAAAACTGAagaaatattattgttatatatgaGTTACGGCAACTATTGAGCAACAAATATATTAGTAAGTATCTATATAAATAGAACATTTCTTACACCATAATAGATAGGAAAATCTAAACTAAAACATGAAATGATAAATTTATGAAGTGTTGGTACCAAACTAAGTATCACAAATCGCTACATAGAGAATCACCCGAACTAAACAAAGAGACTTTGACTGAGCAGGAatcaagagaaaaatattatcctCTACAACTTAATATCGCCGGTTTAACTTCACATCACAGCAAGAATTAACAACAGTAGCCCGCAGGGACATTtttaaagaaagtaaagaactaTACAACTAATACAAGGAGAGAATAAACCGAATAGACAAGATAGATGATGGAAATGCAGTACAGAGGAGCTGATTGCAGCATGCCCAATTTAAAAAACTAGATTTAAGATATGAAACTTTGCAGAGAAcgtaattttgtaattttgaacAAAAGAGAAAGCTATCATTCTAAAGCATTCTGGCTTATAGTAATATCATTCCAGAGTGAGAAAATAAGATACGAAATTAGAGAAGAATATCCTACATGGAAAAGACATCACTGTAAGATTTGAATGCCTTCAATTGGTAAAGTAACACCAAAACACATCAAAGAAGATTTGGGTATGAACATagactaataaaataaaaaaaaatgagccCCCCATTACGTCAAAAAATTTTCCATTTTGATAACTGGTTTTACATAactcaaatcatcaacaatatgaacaagaatTATAATGCACTCAATCAATACCATTTTTCCAACCGAATGCTCAAGCAAGAGGACACATAATATTGATCGACCACGCCCAAAGTATAAATTTACCTCAAGAGTTCAATAGTAAActtttaattagaaataaaaCACCAGCTAAAACGAGTTAAGGTAAATGAGGTTACCTTTCTTGAGGCAACGAACTGAGAACAAAGCGAGCTTGAGAGCAGTGATTTCTTCTACCACACAATTCGAATACGAACGGCAAACTAAGAAAATTTGAGTGACGATCTTCTCGGAACTTCGAATTCAAAAGCTAAGTATAATACTTTAAGCGTAAAACGACTATTGCCAAGGAAAACTCGAACTAAAAAATCCCCCTTTCGCTGAAGGTAAAGAACTATTTATAGGGAGAAGATGGGTGATTTTGGAGGAAAATTTCGtggattttcaaatttgaaattcgaTTTCCTCTGCCTTTTTTCAAGGCAGCAGGggaagattttcaaaaataccTAAAAAGGGGGAAAGCAGGATGACGAAGTGACTATCTAGGCCACTAGGTTATGGGTTCTGCAGGGTGGTTGGGCGAGATTTCCGAGTTTGCAGCGCAATTTCCGCTGGAATTTCGTTTGATTTCTGGTTCTGCGAAGAAGAAGAGCAACAGGGGTCGTAGGGTATGGCTATTGTTGATGTTGATATTGATGGGTTGCTGGGTTATTTGGTTTTGAAGATATTGTTGGACTAGATCTTTTGGTTTTGAAATGTAAGGGAATGGGCTGATGTGCATTGGAATGGGCTGCTGAAGTGAGTATAGTGGGCTTAATTAAAATAGGGTTGTGACAATGGCCCAAAGCTGGTCCAAAAGTGAGTTAAGGtaaggtaaaaataaaagacgagttaatataaattaattaatgagcttcttaatcttagcaaaaaaaaataattaacttaattctagactaattagtttaaaatataaactattatataactaaactaattaaccaaatatttagttaaaaataaaatctttttgagacgggtttcgaatattcataaactatgataattatatacaaagttatataaaacatatacattgtttaaaaaatataaaaagttacaaaactatttaaaataacatgaaaaaatattttgaactttataaaaactaattatttcgaatcgtttggaatttaagaagctcgatgattaatttatattgtggaggtctgaaattgggtgtcaacaaagGAAGCCTGTTTTCATCACTATTATTTTGACATGTCACTTGAATTTGATTGGCCGGAGGAAATTTGTCCTACAACTCCTCTATTCTATAACTACAAATAGGGGTCCTCGTAATTTATAAGAGACTGTtggaaataataattcaaagttagAGTAGGAATTCTACGTTGATTAAGATttgttatttatggtatttacTTACTCATGTTTAATTAGGATTTGTTAGTTATAGCGGTTCCTAGTCCTAGTTTAATTTGGTTTTTTACCTTTATAAATAATGACGTtactaattattttcaatacacaaaaatatacagaaaatatagaattatacaaaaacatatAGAACTattgaatttataaataaaatattttccttcaaatttgtATCAGATCCAGTAATGTTCACCACCAAATAACATATATGATATCAAATATGTTTCCGCTAATTTCTTCTCCAAtgttcaaagaagaaaattatcaACTATGGGCTATGAAGATGAAAACATATTTACAATCTGTGGATCTATggatattgttgaagaagatggTGAACCATCACCATTACCCGTCAATCTAACTTTGGCTCAAATCAAAAAtcataatgaataaaaaattaaaaagttcaAAGCAATGAATAGTTTATATTCCTCTGAagaaattttcacaaaaatcatGACGTGTGAAACTCCAATGGAAATATGAAATCCTCTAAAGGATGAATATTTGGGCAATGAACAATCAAGGTTAATGCAAGTTCTGAACCTTAAAAGACAATATGAGATTCAAAAGATGAAAGAAAACATAAGGAATTAAGGATTATGTTGGCAAACTCACATCAATTGCCAATAAAATTAGACTGCTTGGTGAAAAATTTCTCGATACTAGAATTATTGAGAAAGTTCTTGTAACTTTGTCTGAAAAACTTTGAGTCCAAGATTTCGTCACTTGAGGAGTCTAAAGATCTCTCAAAAATTTCAGTTAATGATTTGGTGAACGCTTTGCAAGCAGTTGAGCAAAGAAGGGAAATTAGAGATGAACAAACAACTGTAGAAGCTTTTGCTGCTAAAATATCAAGTGAATCAATCAGAAAGAATAAATTTCCACCTTGCAGTAtatgtaagaaaaataatcatgCAGAGGATGATTGTTGGTTTAAAAGCACCAGACCTAAGTGTTTTAATTGcaaaaaatatagaattataCAGAAACATATAGAACTGTtgagtttataaataaaatatttttcttcagaGACGCCAAAATTCTAAGAAAAAGTCGGAGAGAGCTTGTGGATCAAGCTACAAgttcaattcaagttcaaacgCAATTCAAGATCAAGACGATCAGAGTCAAGAACAAGCTTTGAAGCCCTTGAATTTAAGTAtaagtcaagatcaagttcatcaagatTATTCATGATCAAGCTCGATTGCTCGAAGGCCCTTGAATTCAAGTACAAGTCAAGCTCACAAGCCcatgaatttatatttgaaaaacaaataaGAGGATTCATAGAAATTGTATCGCtcatatttgaaataaaatactaCGATTATTACGACCTTTTgatcttgattattattttctcaacaCGATCTTTTTTCTTATCTTCACCTCTTTCCATAGATACTTTAAGAGCATTATTAGTGAATAGTGCAATGTCTTgatgtatgatttttttttgcagaaaTAAATTTCCTAATTAATATTTCGTTAAAGTACTAGGTCGGCTCAATCCTAAAgtcaaaacttaataaaatattatagatatttttataatattttaataagtaTGCATTTTTTTAGAATTCACTTTCTTATATGcaacaatatattttaaaatacttgtatataaaaaaaaaacagaatcaACAAGGTAGGtatatatgtattagttattgAGAGATAGAAAATTAACTTAATGTGCTCTACCTATGTATTTGACACCCaaactataattttaaaaaatggaactCTTTATTTGTGAtaattagaaaattatatattaactaTGTTGTCACCATCCAATTTATCGCGTCATGCGAGCACTTGCCCTAATATTTAGATAGGAGAACCCTTACCGTCCAATTTTAAAAATGGACAATGCAGAAATTGATAAAACATAATCTACCATCCTAGTTAAATATTGAAATACTTTAACTTGATTTAAAACAAAGTCCTTTGTAGAGAAACACACTAAACACTCTCCAAGGAACTAGTTTAAACAtgtacaagagcttctaagagtactagttataaaaaataactaagaCACAACTCCCACCATAAGGAAAAATGAGTAGAAGCTGTCGGAGATCATCATCGTCTTCACCTACAAGACATTACTGAATCCTACAACCAAACTATGTCAAgtggcatagcaagagtagtatccgTACAAACAACACGTACTTGTAAGCATCGATCGACCCGAATCCACCACATGATATCAtgcaaattataattaaagaaaCAATGCAATTTGAAGATAAAATTAGGACCTCAGTCCACTCAGTCACCACTCTTACTACAAGTAATATTACCTTGGAACTCATACGCTCTATCTCATGTCACCCCTCATCCTTCTGGTGTCAACTCCACCCTTTAGGTCATTCCACCCTCATACTAGATCATAACCTAGGCTCACATAGAGATTTTTCGAATATAAAAATTACTATTAACTCGATTCATTAACCAATCTACCATTCTCCGTGCTCAAAGGCCTATGCATGAAATCTCCTGACAATCTCAAGATATTGTATAAGTAAATACATATTTAACTACTCGGTTAATAAAACCTAGTCTACCTAAACACCAAGCACTTGTTGAAGACAAACTTCTAGTTTTGTGGGGACAAATTCTGATGAACGTAGACTGAAAATCATTGGGTTTTAATCTTCATTATGTCGAAATCTCTTCCCTCGATGGTTCCCAGGCTAAAAGTGGCTTAAGATTTTTGGAGGAACCCTCGcctccttttcttcttcaaaagtgaGAGGAGAATAAAAGACATTGTTTTATCTAGAATCTGTTTCCGTCAGTCCCGCTACAGTGATCACGCAGGCGCTAGCTATAGCGGCACTACCATAATGGGAGGTCTCCCCCAATGGTAGGCGGACATCAGTCtgaattaattcaaatttaacaaaattgTCATATACCCATATTTTAATTTGGGGAcacatttttaagaattttgaaattatgcACAAGATGCCTTTGAGTAACAACGATTCAGATCATTATATATAGTGTgaaatatcattttaatttttttttaatataatttttttaaatttcttatataGTGATATAGGAAtatcttgttttttttattatcaacCTTTTGTTATAATATGTCAAGTTACaattaaatttatctttttagtAAAGGTCCTCTTATAAAAACTAGAGAAatacaactatatatattataattaatatagaAAAGGTCATTATTTCcttatacatttttaaaaatttaattaaaagataGTAGAACTTTAAATCAAAGTATTTAACACTTATTATTTACTaataagatttttgaaaacaGAAACTAGTGTATTATATTATGACAAATGGCTAACATTTATCGATTTGAGAAAATGCTTCTCAAATTATATAATAAGATATCGACTCTTTAAATATAAAgtgataaattatatattaaagatgCCTAAATGACAAATTAtatcaaagaaataaaatatttgagatCTTCACTCTTCAAGAACTAAGCCTTGAAGTTTGTATTCAAGGTTGTTGTCACCATTGTATcttaattacaaaatatttacGTTATAACTAATGTATTAAATAAGTTTAAGTAActcttttaaacttttttattttcaattcgTTTTATTGGAgatatttttatatgaaaagtGACAAATTAAGGTATAAAATGGAACTTTGATTATATTGATTTGCCTCAACAAAAAGGCAAGTGATCAATTTTCCAGTAGGCATCACGAAGGTTTAAAGTTCATTAAGctccaaatatttgaactagcAAAATGTTGTAATTGTTGTGATGAATTAAAATCTTGAATCTGAGATTTTTGCAGCGGTATTAGCTCCTTGTAGCTCATTCTGCAAAGATTGAGGGTTCAAGATATTGATTCATCTCCTACGGCTCTTGTACCTTAGACTGGACTTGGGGCGAATCGCTTTTATTGAGGTCTTGTCCGTCTTTTGAGTTGAAGAAGTCTTCACATACGACTCCATGGCATCAATGAGACTTGTAGAGGCTTGGAATGGAAGTCCTTCAAACTCCGAAGGCCTAGACGTAGCTCAGCAATGGCGGAAGCTCCATCAGAGATGAGGTCTCTGTCACCTGCTCTAGGGATGGTTTCTTAATTTGAGTTGTTCTTCTTCTATTTTGTTTCCttagatatttttcttttgctcTTATTTGGACTCGGGTCACTTTTTGGCCTAAATCGTGTGtttgctttgttttttttttaatcaataaaatGGGCTTGCCcgatttgaattaaaaaataattaaaaaaaaacaacttacTGTATAGCTCAAAGTTCTCTCTTTTAAAACCTCCTTTAGTTAAGCTTATATGATTAAAACTAAAccttatttttcttcctttttgttTCTCCGATAAGCTGGGTGTAAGGTTGAGTTCTCATTCCTAATTTTGTAATATGGATGTCAGACATATAACTCGTTTATTCTTTACCTATATATGAAATATGGGAGGTATATGAGACTATTTTTGCTTATTTATGAAATCTGAGATGTATATAGGATGGAGagagtattatttatttttaaagttcaagataatattttttcattttatttttaatattatttgttctTGAAGACTATAAATATCTTAATTATGACATATAAATATAGTAAATATTATCCcactaaatattttcttaacaaaagtgtaaaaaataaatacgaTAGATATTTTGAGATGGAAAAAGTAATATATAGAAGTTTTTGAGTTATTAATCTTTCacttaaaaaggaaagaaattgtGTATCGGCTCGATTCGagtttattgatttgatttaatGTGTATCGATTTGTAGATATGTTAAACCGTtatagaaccattaagatattgacttGGTGATTATCGGTTTATCAGTTATGAATCATTTTCGATTTAATAGTTAAGATTTgacacataaaaaaataactaaaaatcaCTTTGAAACAACAAGGTGACAAACTAAATGAACCATGCATATGAATTGATAGATTGCATTTTCTCAAAAGCAAACACTAGCATAATGTAGATTAACAAATATTTTGAGACCCCagaaataaaagtatgaaactGAACACTAAGTCAAGGACTTTCTATACtgaatggtataaatataatttattaatttactatcgggTTATCGGTAACCCATTAAGAAAAAACTTCAAGCTGCTAAGAATCGATGACcggataataaaaaaaaatcaaaatcgtTACCGAAATCGCTAAACCAACAACCCATGATCCataaaccaataaaaaaaatcagtttgaATTAACATTTTCGATTCTATTTTAATAGCCTTAGTTTGGAGCAGTGTTTACAAAAACATTTGGGGGTGAATCTCGGGGTAGGGAGTACCAAAAATGCTCCGGAGCACAATTTGAAGGCGTAGATCCATAGAGCATAAGTTCTAAAATTTGGAGCGTAAGTCTCGGGCATAAAAACATAAGTCCTGGCTTAAAAAACGTACGCCCCATAcgtcaatttttgttttttcttgggTTTTTGAACCATTTTTGCTTTAACTCATATCTTCTATTATTGGTGTaatgatatttatattctattttatcatgttttttcaagttctagggactttttaaaagggaaaaatgtctgaaatatatccgaactttgaccgaaattgttgtaacaataccgaactttggaaaggaccttttaccccctacattatttaataatgtattttaaaggtatatatgtgcccacgtggacatcatatatattgcatcattttaaatagtaatgtgtccacatGAGCACAtaaatacctttaaaatacactattaaatagtgcagggggtaaaaggtcctccataaagttttgTATcctaacaacaatttcggccaaagttggagTACTTTTCAgactattttcctttttaaaatatataaataaactcTTATAAAAACTGacatttttataaacaattttttaaataatcgtGTCTGAAATTGATAGGATAAAGCTTTAGTAGCACTATGTTCTTGAAATAACTTTATTCCTTTTTTGTCACCACTCTTACACTTtttatccttcttcttcaaaatatataaacaataatCAGTGTACATATTAATTGAGGATGGGaagtaggggtgtgcactattcggattaaaccgaataaccaaaccaaatcaaaccgaattttatgttttttggtttttcggattgattttggattaataaattgctttgtttggttttttggtttgattttggattttaaaaaataaaaaccgaaaaaactcgaattatatatatatatatgtttaggtttagaattaagttggagttaaccacttttgtccctttttggttattgcctttcatgatgattatgtttacattttatgtttgaattacatctataataggtatacttataagtattgtgtttaaaattttacttatgatttatattagaaagagggataagggtctgaaaaataccccaactttggtcgaatttgctgttgcgatactaaactttcatgaggacctattacctccctagactatttaataccgtattttaaacatatatatttgcccacatggacataaaaaataatgcaaaattataaataggaATGTGTCCATgtgagcacatatatacctttaaaatacactattaaatagttcatggggtaaaaaatacggtattaaatagtctagggaggtaataggtccttatgaaagtttagtatcgcaacaacaaatccgaccaaagttggggtatttttcagacccttatcccttagaaagaatatttaagggattaaatattattactttggttatatattattaattattgacataattgaataaccaaaccgaaaaaagctGAACCGAATagagaaaaaccaaaccaaactaaatttattttggatcgaattgggttacacttttacaaaaccaaaaaccgaaaatccaaaccgaatagtgTAAGACTTAACCGAAAAATCGAATGCGGGAAGGACTAGTCAATGTGAAGACggatgataattttattttaaagattattttgaCTATATCATTTTTTGTTCGGCCAGTTGTTACTTTTTTCAAAtggtaattataatatttttcttttatattattggttattaatacctttctcaataataattataatatttttttctatattattggTTGcgtcttaaaatttatttgtaaaactattaaatactttttacttttgcttattttttcttagtaataaaattataaaattaaatatacatgaGATGTACTTCCTATAGAATCATGGGTCTTACGCTCCGTATCTCAAGACTTACATCTCGTCctgtaaaattataaaattaaatgtctCGCCTGGCAACcccgccttttaaaacactggaCTTTAAAGTGCTGAAAAATAGCATGCGTTGCGGCGACGGTCCTTAATCTCCAATCTCGGGGCGTTCTTTGGAAATCCTCCTTATATATTCCATATATGGAAATAAGTAACTTTTTTAAGAAATCAAAAGGTATTAAATTTTTCTTCCTATTGTTTAATACGTATTTTCTTTGTCTgctattataaaaatagattgaaaaattaagtaataatcTATCACTTTGGTTCCTAATTTATCTTTTCTATTAACTAtagttatttttcaaagtatttatcaaaatattgactttattatgtttaaaataaatcataaatagaaggttaatataataaatacattgtcttgaaaaatgtaatgaaGGTAACTTAGGAACTAagagtaaaattatttattgatttcattAAGTGGACAAATATCATTGGactattcaaaataatatagtgaacaactattgttggacagagataatatttgaaaacaatAAAGTACTCAATGGATCAAGATTCAAGACACAAAAGCCAATTAGTTTAACTTTAAGAACTATGAATCTTGACGTTTAAGGAAGCTTAGCAAGACCCAAAAGCCAATTAGCTTTCAAAGACTAGTTAATTTGCAATTTCCCAtatgacacttttttttttcaacactATGGTGAAAAAAAAATGCAGCAACATTCACTGACCAACAAATCAATATCTAAGTACTTGGCTTATTTTCCTCTAAAACTTTTGGAACATACTATAGTGATAGGATGTGGTCTCCCAAGAAACTCCAATTGCCTTCATTTTTGtcctctttttcttctactTTGGTTTTCTTGATTGTCATCCCTTTGGTTCTTGTTTTAGTCCTTGCTTGTACATTAGGCCCTCAGAGTTCTTATGTACTATCATTTAGTTCTTCTTCTTGGACATGGAGATCAGTTAGATTATTAAGGTCTTTGACAAGTTATGAAGAGAAAGATCAGCATTTGCAAGTAGTTGGCCTGGTTACTTTCAACAACTCAGCAAAAGTCTCATTTTATAATCGACCCCTCGGAGTATATTTCACTTGTTCTTGTTATTGTTTTGTTCTGTTTTCCATATATATAAGGTTACTTATCTAATAATGTTGATTTGTCCTTTGTTTTGCTACCTTATTAGGAAGGAGTTGAAGATATTTGGAAGGATGAAATGAATGAAGGAGAAGAGCATAGCGATGAAACGACTGGAATAGTTAAAAGGTATAACAGGTTGGAAAGGCATGAGGCTATTTTAGCAAAAGCAAGGTCATCCATAAGAGAAGCTGCTAGAAATGGAAGCATGATATCGAATCATCAAGATCCTGATTATGTTCCTCAAGGTCCTATTTATCGCAACACAAATGCCTTTCACAGGTAATATTTCTACTCAAGTGTATAGTAGTAGTATTCGCGTTCATTTTGCATTGACATAGTTATATGTTTGTACTACCAGGAGCTATCTTGAAATGGAAAAGAAGTTCAAGATATATGTGTATGAGGAAGGTGAACTTCCAATATTCCATAATGGTCCATGTAGGAGTATATATTCAACAGAAGGAAGGTTCATTTATGAAATGGAAAAGGGAAATATGTACAGAACAAAAGATCCAGAGGAGGCTTTAGTTTATTTCCTCCCATTTAGTGTGGTTGTAATGGTTAGATACCTATATGTCTCTGGTGGCCCTGACAGTAGGCATGTCATTGGTAGAACAGTTGCTGATTATATTCATGTCATTTCTTCAAGACATTCCTTCTGGAATACAAGTCTTGGTGCTGATCACTTCATGCTCTCCTGCCATGATTGGGTAAGCAAAATGTAATCGAGTTTAACTTCAAGTCATCTAAAAGATAACTACATGAAACTGTTTAGAATACGCGAGTAAACATTCTTTACATTGTCAGTATGTATAAGTTAAATCCTTCTTATGTGATATCTACCTTTGAGATCAAAATGTCTGTTTTTTAGGGGCCACACACGACTTCATACGTGCCACATCTCTTCAACAATTCAATAAGAGTTCTATGCAATGCGAATACTACAGAAGGATTTAATCCTCAGAAAGATGTATCATTACCTGAAATCAATCTCAAGACGGATGATACAATAGGAATCATTGGAGGTCCATCGCCATCAAGACGATCAACTCTTGCTTTCTTTGCTGGTGGTTTACATGGTGCCATAAGGAACAACTTGATGCAACAATGGAAAGGGAAAGACCAAGATGTTTTGGTTTACGAAGAACTTCCACCAGGAAAATCCTATGAAACTATGTTGAAGAACAGCAAGTTTTGCCTGTGCCCGAGTGGCTATGAGGTTGCAAGCCCAAGAGTTGTTGAAGCAATTTACGCGGAGTGTGTTCCTGTGTTGatttcagatggttatgtgccACCATTTAGTGATGTCTTGAACTGGAATGCTTTTTCTGTGAAGGTGGCTGTGGAAGACATACCGAACATCAAGAAGATACTGATGAGTATTTCTCAGACTCAGTATTTGAGAATGCAGAAGAGAGTGAAACAAGTTCAAAGGCATTTTGTGATGAATGGACCTCCAAAAAGATTTGATCTTTTTCACATGATTGTTCACTCTATTTGGCTAAGAAGATTAAATATAAGAGTTTAGGATTAAGCACTTTAATGTAGGTTGACAGGCTGGAAATCCTGCACAAGTGATCAATTTTGACCATTTGTAGTTCACTTTTCTGCTTTCTACACACTTGTTATGCCTTTTGCACTTTATTCTTGTAAACTACTGCTCTCAACTTTGGATAAGATGTGCCTGCCTTCAGCTACTTCATTAATGTATCATTTTTATGCCCCTTTGACATACTTATGGCTTATACACAAGCAGCTGGAATAGTAGAACACTTTACAGTCTAGAGCTCTTACTGAGCCATCTATTTCAACTTCAGTGTACAGGTTTACTCGATAACTGTGCTCATGAGCTACTCGATAGATTAGTACTTAAAGTGAGCAACCTAGCTGGACACTATCGTCTATCGTCAAATATGTAACTGGAAAGAAAGTCTAAAAGAATACAAGCAAATAAGTATTGTGGTCCTTCAATATACATAAGGCCTAAAGTCTTAACAACTAAATTATGGAGAATTTCGACttctcatcaatgaagtttcaAGGACTATAGGTTTTTGCCATTGCCTCTAGGAGCCGGTGTTGTTGCAAATACAACAATGGAGATGTTGGAACCTGTTCTTTTGAGAAGTCCAGCAGCTACAGAGATTGCAGGTGCTCTTAGTGACATCATATACAACAGGGATGCTGGTTATGGTGGAATAGAGAAACAAAAACTGCTCCTTTTGATGTACATTTATAACGCGGTTCCATGCCTATTTTTACAAA
This region includes:
- the LOC125876706 gene encoding probable glycosyltransferase At5g03795 → MWSPKKLQLPSFLSSFSSTLVFLIVIPLVLVLVLACTLGPQSSYVLSFSSSSWTWRSVRLLRSLTSYEEKDQHLQVVGLVTFNNSAKVSFYNRPLGEGVEDIWKDEMNEGEEHSDETTGIVKRYNRLERHEAILAKARSSIREAARNGSMISNHQDPDYVPQGPIYRNTNAFHRSYLEMEKKFKIYVYEEGELPIFHNGPCRSIYSTEGRFIYEMEKGNMYRTKDPEEALVYFLPFSVVVMVRYLYVSGGPDSRHVIGRTVADYIHVISSRHSFWNTSLGADHFMLSCHDWGPHTTSYVPHLFNNSIRVLCNANTTEGFNPQKDVSLPEINLKTDDTIGIIGGPSPSRRSTLAFFAGGLHGAIRNNLMQQWKGKDQDVLVYEELPPGKSYETMLKNSKFCLCPSGYEVASPRVVEAIYAECVPVLISDGYVPPFSDVLNWNAFSVKVAVEDIPNIKKILMSISQTQYLRMQKRVKQVQRHFVMNGPPKRFDLFHMIVHSIWLRRLNIRV